ATCAGCGCTGGCTGCCTGGTTGCTGATCAATGCCCTTTCTTGGCCTATTCTGGCCCCTGAGGAGGGCCAGAAGCATGACCGACCCGGTCCAGGAGCGCATTGCCCATCGCTGGTACGCACGGCCGGTCTTCTACGTGTCCGACGTTCAGGCAGCCCTGCGGTTCTACGTGGACCAGCTGGGATTTCAGAAGAAGTGGCATGAGGCCGACGGCCAAGGGACGGTCTGCCAGGTCGATCGTGGGGAGTGCGAGATCATCCTCTGCCAGGACGCCGAACGCAGGGATCGAGGCCGCCTGTTCGTCGAGCTGACGCCGGACGGGCGCAACGAGCTTCAGCGTGAGATCGCCCAGCGCTCCGTGCCGTACCAGAAGGTTTGGTGGGGCTACGACTCGATCCTCATCGCCGATCCGGATGGCAACGAGCTCCTGTTCCCGATCGAGGAGGAGTGAGACCTTCGCGCTCGAAACGCCGTTGACCACCCCAGGCCTGGGTGCTAGCGTGCTCGCATGGTGTCAATGCATTAGCACTTGGCCTTTCGACCTCGAGGAATCACATGGCGACTCTCTACGCGGAGCTGGGCCGGCGTGAACGCCAGATCATGGACATCCTCTTCCGACGAGGTCAGGCGACCGCCTCGGAGGTGCTCAAGGATCTCGCGGACCCTCCCAGCTATTCCTCGGTGCGCGGCATGTTGCGCCTGCTCGAGTCCAAAGGACACGTGCGTCACCGCTGGGAAGGCCCGAGACACGTCTACTACCCGATGCAGTCCGCCGAGCAGCTCCAGCGAAAGGCCGCGCGTCACGTGCTCCACACGTTCTTCAACAACTCGATGGAAGCGGCGGTGGCGGCGTTGCTCGGCGGCGCCGTGAAGCCGGCTTCCGCCGAAGAGCTCGATCGGCTGGCACGTCTGGTCGATCGCGCGCGGCGCAATGGAGGCCGGCCATGAATGGGTTGTCTTTCGTGTCCGCATGGAGCGCGCCACTCCCGGCGGCCGTTGCCGTGCTCGCGGGGGTCACGCTCCTGCTGCTCCTCGCGATGCTGATTCAAGCTCTGTTGCCACGCCCTTCCGCGGCGACCCGCCATCTGGTGTGGCGGCTCGCGCTGGTGGGAAGCCTCGCGATCGGTTTGGCCGTGGCTCTGGCGCCGGGCCTTTCCTTCCCGGTCGGGATCCTGTCACCCGGCCCCGCGGCATCCCCGATGGTCGCCGAGCTTTCGCGCCAGCCTTTGGATTCAGCGGCCGAACGCTCGATCGGCGGAGGCTCCGCCCGCGAGTGGCGAAGTGAAATCTCCCCGGACCCTCGCTCGAATCATCCCAGAGGCGGCCGGATGCTGCTGTGGATCTGGCTCGCCGGCAGCTCGATCATCGGCGCCTGGTATTGCATGGGGTATCTGGCGCTGGCCCGATTGACCCGCGATGCCAAGGCCGTGACGGAAAGCACTTGGCTCCACTTGCTCCGCGAAGAAGCCGTTCATTGCGGCTGGCGCTCTCCCATTCGGTTGCTTCGCACGGCACGGGTGGGCTCCCCCGTCACCTGGCGCGCTCGGACCGTCGTGCTGCTGCTGCCGGCGGAGTCCGCGTCCTGGTCCATCGAGCGGTGCAGGGCCGTCATCGCCCACGAGCTCGCGCACGCCGCGCGAGGCGACCACCAGGCCAATGGGCTCGCCGCCGTGGTGTGCGCGCTGTACTGGTTCCATCCGCTCGTCTGGTACGCGGCGCGCCGCATGCGGGCCGAGAGCGAGCGAGCCTGCGACGACGTCGTGCTCTCGCAGGGCATTTCCGGCGGCGAGTATGCCTCGTTGCTGCTCGACGTCGCTCGCGCCTCGCGTGAGCTTCGGCTCGCAGGGGTGGCGGCGATCGGCATGGCGCGGCCATCGCAGCTCGAGGGACGGCTGCTCGCGCTGCTGGACGAGAAGCGCCCTCGCAACGCTCCCTCCCGGCGCTTCCTCGCCATCGCCTGGGCAACCCTGGCCGTGGTCACGCTGCCGCTCGCATCGCTGCGACCATCGCCGCTGCCCCGCGAGCAGGCGTTCGCCGGGACTTCGGAGGAGTACGAAGCGGCGTCCACGTCTTCCTACAGCGAAAAGGCGACTTCGGGGCAGCGTCTCGAGCTCGACCTCGAGTCCGGAGGCGGGGTCAGGATCACGGGCTGGAACGAATCGCGCGTCCAGGTTCGTGCCATGCTGGGCGGAGTCGATTGGCGCGACACCCGCGTCGCGCTCGAACGCGTGAGCGGTGGACTGCGCTTGCACTCGTGGCAGGCCGTCGAGCGCTCGCAGAGCTCGACCTCGCATCGCTTCGAGATCCAGGTGCCAAGGAAGTACGACATCCGACTGCGCTCGGCGGGCGGTGATCTCACGCTCTCGAATCTCGAAGGCGACTTCCGCGGGCAGACCGGCGGCGGCGAGATCGTGATCGAGAACGTGAGGGGATACGCCTCGCTCAGCACCGGCGGCGGCGAGGTTCATGTGTCGGACTCGCACCTCAGGGGCTCGGTGAGCACAGGCGGCGGAGAGGTGTTGCTGTCGGGGGTGAGCGGCGGCTTGCGCGGCAGCTCGGGCAGCGGCCCGGTCGTGTACGGCGAAGACGGATCGGCACGGACCACCGATCTCAGCGATGTCGAGGTCGAGGACGATGAGATCCAGGTGGCGCGCCCGGACAAGGCCGGCTTCCTTCACGTGTCGCGCGCCGGGGGTGACGTCCACCTCGACGAGGCGCCCAAGGGAGCGCGGATCTCGACCGGCGGAGGCGACGTGACGGTCGGTCGCTCCGGCGGCACCATCGACGCGGACACCGGTGGCGGGGATATCGAGATCGGCCCATCCAGCGGCTCCGTGTCGGCGCGCACCGGGGCCGGGCGGGTTCGCGTGACGATCGTCCGCGGGTCGAGCCCGGAGCACTCGGTGGAGATCTCGAGCGGCTCAGGCCCGGCGGTGATCGAGCTGCCTGCCGATCTGTCGGCGCGCTTCGAGATCGAGACGGCGTACACCGACGGACACGGCAAGAAGACGCGCATCGTCAGCGACTTCCCGTTGAAGATCTCGGAGACCTC
This sequence is a window from Candidatus Eisenbacteria bacterium. Protein-coding genes within it:
- a CDS encoding BlaI/MecI/CopY family transcriptional regulator, which codes for MATLYAELGRRERQIMDILFRRGQATASEVLKDLADPPSYSSVRGMLRLLESKGHVRHRWEGPRHVYYPMQSAEQLQRKAARHVLHTFFNNSMEAAVAALLGGAVKPASAEELDRLARLVDRARRNGGRP
- a CDS encoding glyoxalase superfamily protein, which translates into the protein MTDPVQERIAHRWYARPVFYVSDVQAALRFYVDQLGFQKKWHEADGQGTVCQVDRGECEIILCQDAERRDRGRLFVELTPDGRNELQREIAQRSVPYQKVWWGYDSILIADPDGNELLFPIEEE
- a CDS encoding M56 family metallopeptidase — translated: MNGLSFVSAWSAPLPAAVAVLAGVTLLLLLAMLIQALLPRPSAATRHLVWRLALVGSLAIGLAVALAPGLSFPVGILSPGPAASPMVAELSRQPLDSAAERSIGGGSAREWRSEISPDPRSNHPRGGRMLLWIWLAGSSIIGAWYCMGYLALARLTRDAKAVTESTWLHLLREEAVHCGWRSPIRLLRTARVGSPVTWRARTVVLLLPAESASWSIERCRAVIAHELAHAARGDHQANGLAAVVCALYWFHPLVWYAARRMRAESERACDDVVLSQGISGGEYASLLLDVARASRELRLAGVAAIGMARPSQLEGRLLALLDEKRPRNAPSRRFLAIAWATLAVVTLPLASLRPSPLPREQAFAGTSEEYEAASTSSYSEKATSGQRLELDLESGGGVRITGWNESRVQVRAMLGGVDWRDTRVALERVSGGLRLHSWQAVERSQSSTSHRFEIQVPRKYDIRLRSAGGDLTLSNLEGDFRGQTGGGEIVIENVRGYASLSTGGGEVHVSDSHLRGSVSTGGGEVLLSGVSGGLRGSSGSGPVVYGEDGSARTTDLSDVEVEDDEIQVARPDKAGFLHVSRAGGDVHLDEAPKGARISTGGGDVTVGRSGGTIDADTGGGDIEIGPSSGSVSARTGAGRVRVTIVRGSSPEHSVEISSGSGPAVIELPADLSARFEIETAYTDGHGKKTRIVSDFPLKISETSTWDTSEGSPRRYVRGTGTAGKGGGLVVVKIVNGDVTIRRK